A stretch of the Streptomyces ortus genome encodes the following:
- the denD gene encoding D-erythronate dehydrogenase, giving the protein MRIVITGGFGFLGQRVTDVLLARRALCGAPVDRLLLADRYVPTASPVAHHPLVDVVRGDLSERLDDVFREPVDVVIHLASAVSAECENDFDLGMTANLDTTRALLDAARAQSAAGGPTPRVVFSSSVAVYGSDPAAPLPPMVDERTLPTPQSSYGTQKRVCEQLIAEYTRRGFIDGRVARLMTVTVRPGAPNAAASGFLSGIIREPLAGSPATCPVDPGLRVALASPRRTVEGILRITEAARDDGPGSLEGRLPVNLPALTVTVAEMLDALRRVAGDAVADLVTVAPDPAIEAIVGSWPASFDNARATALGLRPDDDFESVVRAYIQDHPEAVDVDVGFGTGSP; this is encoded by the coding sequence ATGAGGATCGTCATCACCGGTGGGTTCGGTTTCCTGGGGCAGCGGGTGACCGACGTCCTGCTCGCCCGGCGGGCCCTGTGCGGTGCGCCCGTCGACCGGTTGCTGCTCGCCGACCGGTACGTGCCGACCGCGTCGCCGGTGGCGCACCACCCGCTGGTCGACGTCGTCCGGGGCGACCTGAGCGAGCGGCTCGACGACGTATTCAGGGAGCCCGTGGACGTGGTCATCCACCTGGCGTCGGCCGTGTCGGCCGAGTGCGAGAACGACTTCGACCTCGGCATGACCGCCAACCTGGACACGACGCGCGCACTGCTCGACGCCGCCCGCGCCCAGTCGGCCGCCGGCGGACCGACACCGCGGGTGGTGTTCTCCAGCAGCGTCGCGGTGTACGGCTCCGACCCCGCGGCGCCCCTGCCGCCCATGGTCGACGAGCGGACGCTGCCGACGCCGCAGTCGAGTTACGGCACACAGAAACGCGTCTGCGAGCAGTTGATCGCCGAATACACGCGGCGGGGCTTCATCGACGGACGCGTGGCGCGTCTGATGACGGTCACGGTACGGCCAGGCGCACCGAACGCCGCCGCCTCCGGCTTCCTGTCCGGCATCATCCGCGAGCCCCTCGCCGGATCCCCCGCCACCTGCCCGGTCGACCCCGGTCTGCGGGTCGCGCTGGCCTCACCGCGGCGCACCGTCGAAGGCATCCTCCGTATCACCGAGGCCGCACGCGACGACGGCCCCGGCTCCCTCGAAGGCCGGCTTCCGGTCAACCTGCCGGCGCTCACGGTCACGGTCGCCGAGATGCTCGACGCGCTGCGCCGGGTGGCCGGTGACGCCGTCGCCGACCTGGTGACCGTCGCGCCCGACCCGGCCATCGAGGCCATCGTCGGTTCATGGCCCGCCTCGTTCGACAACGCGCGCGCCACGGCACTCGGCCTGCGCCCCGACGACGACTTCGAGTCGGTCGTCAGGGCGTACATCCAGGACCATCCCGAGGCCGTCGACGTCGATGTCGGCTTCGGGACGGGCAGCCCCTGA
- a CDS encoding SDR family oxidoreductase yields the protein MTQKIWFITGASRGFGREWAIAALERGDSVAATARDLSTLDELVETYGERFLPLRLDVTDREADFAAVRQAHERFGRLDVVVNNAGYGHFGMVEEISEPEARAQLETNLFGALWVTQAALPFLREQGSGHILQVSSIGGISAFPLVGIYHASKWALEGISQALAQEVAPFGIKVTLIEPGGFATDWAGSSSSTSEPLPAYAEFHKQVQEQRRKRVGTPGDPSASAAAVMEIVDADEPPLRCFLGTAPLGIARADYEGRLATWEKWQPVAELAQG from the coding sequence ATGACGCAGAAGATCTGGTTCATCACCGGTGCCTCACGCGGATTCGGCCGCGAGTGGGCGATCGCCGCGCTGGAGCGCGGCGACTCCGTGGCCGCGACGGCACGCGACCTGTCCACGCTGGACGAACTCGTGGAGACCTACGGTGAGCGGTTCCTGCCGCTGCGACTCGATGTCACGGACCGCGAGGCCGACTTCGCCGCCGTGCGCCAGGCGCACGAGCGGTTCGGCAGGCTCGACGTGGTGGTCAACAACGCCGGTTACGGCCACTTCGGCATGGTGGAGGAGATCTCCGAGCCGGAGGCCCGGGCGCAGTTGGAGACCAACCTGTTCGGGGCGCTGTGGGTCACCCAGGCGGCCCTGCCGTTCCTGCGTGAGCAGGGCAGCGGCCACATCCTGCAGGTCTCCTCCATCGGCGGGATCAGCGCGTTCCCCCTGGTCGGCATCTACCACGCGTCGAAGTGGGCGCTGGAGGGCATCAGCCAGGCCCTCGCCCAGGAGGTCGCGCCGTTCGGGATCAAGGTCACCCTGATCGAGCCCGGCGGGTTCGCCACCGACTGGGCCGGCTCCTCGTCGAGCACGTCCGAACCGCTGCCCGCGTACGCGGAGTTCCACAAGCAGGTGCAGGAGCAGCGCCGCAAGCGCGTCGGCACCCCCGGCGACCCGAGTGCTTCCGCCGCCGCCGTGATGGAGATCGTGGACGCCGACGAGCCGCCGCTGCGCTGCTTCCTCGGCACGGCACCGCTGGGCATCGCCAGGGCCGACTACGAGGGACGGCTGGCGACGTGGGAGAAGTGGCAGCCGGTGGCGGAGCTGGCCCAGGGCTGA
- a CDS encoding DUF6461 domain-containing protein, with the protein MASDGLVPLLRGVGFPLTSEGEHDDSAPDVDRKAAVLALTETLTGIRVTEALLQDAVYELGLVPEEPAEEWTGVVIDITDAHGERFYKEWTYEEVATASERARAEANAPVRITYNEPPSKDCSEHGRGAWRARWRECVAEVRQDIHR; encoded by the coding sequence GTGGCATCGGACGGACTGGTCCCCCTGCTACGGGGAGTCGGCTTCCCCCTGACCTCCGAGGGAGAGCACGACGACAGCGCCCCGGACGTCGACCGCAAGGCGGCGGTCCTCGCTCTGACCGAGACACTCACCGGCATACGGGTCACCGAAGCCCTCCTCCAGGACGCCGTGTACGAGCTGGGACTCGTCCCCGAGGAGCCCGCCGAGGAGTGGACCGGCGTGGTCATCGACATCACCGATGCCCACGGGGAGCGCTTCTACAAGGAGTGGACCTACGAGGAGGTCGCGACGGCGTCGGAGCGTGCACGCGCGGAGGCGAACGCACCGGTCAGGATCACGTACAACGAGCCGCCGTCCAAGGACTGTTCGGAGCACGGGAGGGGTGCGTGGCGAGCGCGATGGCGGGAGTGCGTCGCAGAGGTGCGGCAGGACATTCACAGGTAG